One window of Chloroflexus aggregans DSM 9485 genomic DNA carries:
- a CDS encoding S1C family serine protease gives MNINRLALIFVFLLGIFIGVAGGGAAGGVAGYLVSRQTAAEVSATVSALKSQPVTTSAVSPTQPTTGSATVPETVVVSLSDAMVEAVKRVAPAVVTVTVESSTGRGSGSGVIIRNDGYIVTNNHVVDGGQRYFILFADGTRRQARLVGTDSLNDIAVLKVDGEVPGVAQIGDSAALQPGETVLAIGSPLGNFRNTVTAGVVSALNRSVPGSGMEGLIQTDAAINSGNSGGPLINLKGEVVGINTMVVRNDFGFGSSAPVEGLGFAVPSSIFANVADQIIATGQVRYPFLGITYLMIDGEVAAQYNLPVQNGAFISAGLNGQSAVLPDTAAAKAGLREGDIITAVNGQRLDANTSLRQLLLQYRPGDTVELTILRDGKEQNVTVTLGERPSNLR, from the coding sequence ATGAATATTAATCGTTTGGCGTTGATCTTCGTCTTTTTGCTAGGCATTTTTATCGGTGTAGCAGGCGGTGGGGCGGCTGGCGGTGTCGCGGGGTATTTGGTTTCACGGCAGACCGCTGCCGAAGTTTCGGCGACAGTATCCGCGCTCAAGAGCCAACCGGTTACCACCAGTGCTGTATCACCGACTCAACCAACAACTGGATCGGCGACGGTTCCTGAGACCGTAGTCGTTAGTTTGTCCGATGCTATGGTGGAAGCGGTGAAGCGCGTCGCACCTGCGGTAGTGACGGTCACCGTCGAGAGTAGTACCGGTCGTGGGAGTGGCAGTGGTGTGATTATCCGCAATGACGGTTATATCGTCACTAATAATCACGTCGTTGATGGAGGACAGCGCTATTTCATTCTCTTTGCCGATGGTACTCGCCGGCAGGCTCGCTTGGTCGGTACCGATTCACTCAACGATATTGCCGTGCTAAAAGTTGATGGTGAAGTGCCCGGCGTGGCCCAGATCGGCGATTCGGCGGCATTACAGCCCGGCGAGACGGTGCTGGCTATCGGTAGCCCCCTCGGCAACTTCCGCAATACCGTTACCGCCGGTGTTGTGAGTGCGCTCAACCGTTCGGTGCCCGGTAGTGGTATGGAGGGCCTGATCCAAACCGACGCTGCGATCAATAGTGGAAACAGCGGCGGCCCGCTGATTAACCTGAAGGGTGAAGTAGTTGGTATTAACACTATGGTCGTGCGCAACGATTTTGGCTTCGGTAGCAGCGCGCCGGTTGAAGGATTGGGATTTGCCGTGCCGAGCAGTATCTTCGCCAATGTAGCCGATCAGATCATTGCGACCGGTCAGGTGCGCTATCCCTTCCTCGGTATCACCTATCTGATGATCGATGGTGAAGTGGCGGCCCAGTATAATCTGCCCGTACAGAATGGTGCCTTCATTAGCGCCGGTCTGAATGGTCAGTCGGCGGTGTTGCCTGATACCGCAGCAGCGAAAGCCGGTCTGCGCGAAGGCGATATCATTACGGCAGTCAATGGTCAACGGCTCGATGCCAATACGTCGTTGCGTCAGTTGCTGTTGCAGTACCGGCCCGGTGATACGGTTGAATTAACCATCCTCCGCGACGGCAAGGAGCAGAACGTGACAGTGACGTTGGGCGAACGTCCCAGCAATCTGCGATAA
- a CDS encoding TerC family protein, with product MFDTLWVWIGFNLFVLAMLAIDLGVFHREAHEVSLREAAIWSVVWIALALLFNAGLYVFWDQIMPGSSLSASDAGLAFLTGYLIEKALSVDNIFVFVLIFSYFAVPAKYQHRVLFWGILGALIMRGTMILAGAALIKQFHWIIWIFGAFLIFTGIRMARSQDEQVEPEKNPVVQMFRRFVPISDRYDGQKFLTRQNGVLMATPLLFVLVMVETTDLIFAVDSIPAIFAVTQEPFIVYTSNVFAILGLRALYFILAGVVHLFHYLKLGLSVVLVFVGVKMLLPDLSAALIGISWKIPTGISLGVVATIIAVSIIASLVRARTVTAGEHVTSS from the coding sequence ATGTTCGACACGTTATGGGTTTGGATTGGATTTAATCTGTTTGTCCTCGCGATGCTCGCAATTGACTTAGGCGTGTTTCACCGTGAAGCACACGAAGTCTCGTTGCGTGAAGCAGCCATTTGGAGTGTCGTCTGGATTGCCCTGGCCCTGTTGTTCAACGCCGGTCTATACGTCTTCTGGGATCAGATCATGCCGGGGAGTAGTCTCAGTGCGAGTGATGCGGGGCTAGCGTTCTTAACCGGCTATCTGATAGAAAAAGCGCTGAGCGTTGATAATATCTTCGTCTTCGTGCTGATCTTCTCGTATTTTGCAGTACCGGCTAAATACCAACATCGTGTGCTGTTCTGGGGAATTCTCGGCGCACTCATTATGCGCGGAACGATGATCTTGGCCGGCGCTGCCTTGATCAAGCAATTCCACTGGATTATTTGGATATTCGGTGCCTTCTTGATCTTCACCGGGATCCGCATGGCGCGCTCGCAAGACGAGCAAGTTGAGCCAGAGAAGAATCCGGTCGTGCAGATGTTCCGCCGCTTTGTCCCGATTAGCGATCGCTACGACGGACAAAAGTTTCTCACCCGCCAAAACGGTGTCTTGATGGCGACACCGTTGTTGTTCGTCTTGGTGATGGTCGAAACTACCGACCTGATCTTCGCCGTGGACTCAATCCCGGCCATTTTTGCCGTGACCCAAGAACCGTTTATCGTCTACACATCAAACGTATTTGCGATTTTGGGCTTGCGTGCGCTCTACTTTATCCTCGCCGGGGTTGTGCATCTGTTCCACTACCTCAAGTTGGGGTTATCGGTAGTGCTGGTCTTTGTGGGGGTAAAAATGCTCTTACCCGACCTGAGTGCAGCGCTCATCGGGATAAGCTGGAAGATTCCGACCGGCATCTCACTCGGAGTAGTGGCGACGATCATCGCCGTATCGATCATCGCATCGCTCGTGCGGGCACGAACGGTGACAGCCGGCGAACACGTCACATCATCATAA
- a CDS encoding cupredoxin domain-containing protein: MMNTRLRSLTKHIVLITVVLVGGLLLLSACGEPLRERTIEITATEMRFDPDRVEAQTGEQIFIRLRNRGQVAHSFTIELPAGDRTVSADPGVDAILTFRAPAPGEYRFYCRIPGHEAQQGVLVVLP; this comes from the coding sequence ATGATGAATACAAGACTTCGTTCGCTGACCAAGCACATTGTGCTGATTACCGTCGTTCTTGTCGGTGGACTGCTCTTGCTCAGCGCTTGCGGTGAACCACTGCGTGAACGCACGATTGAAATCACCGCGACCGAAATGCGCTTCGATCCCGACCGGGTCGAAGCCCAAACCGGTGAGCAGATTTTTATCCGTCTCCGCAATCGCGGCCAGGTTGCGCACAGCTTTACTATCGAACTTCCAGCCGGTGATCGCACCGTCTCAGCCGACCCGGGCGTTGATGCAATCTTGACGTTTCGAGCACCGGCTCCCGGCGAATACCGGTTTTATTGCCGTATTCCCGGCCACGAAGCGCAACAGGGTGTATTAGTTGTCCTACCGTAA
- a CDS encoding NUDIX hydrolase: MPWNEDINRIRQALAGPPPSHDELLILRRLDGTPLRPFTPPPDITPRRSAALLLLFPHDNDLYIPLTVRSSRVTTHRGEVSLPGGGIDPDDNGAVGAALREAHEEIGVDPTDIEVLGALTTFYIPPSNNYLTPIVGFHAAGFVPNHDPEEVEHVFTVPLSSLFDPATIREEIWERNGIPMRVPFFALNGYKVWGATALLLSEFVARLRQAGWGR, translated from the coding sequence ATGCCTTGGAACGAAGACATCAACCGCATTCGGCAGGCTCTTGCCGGGCCACCGCCGTCGCACGACGAACTGCTGATTTTGCGCCGGCTCGATGGCACACCGCTGCGTCCATTTACGCCACCACCAGATATAACTCCACGTCGGTCGGCGGCGCTCCTGCTCCTGTTTCCCCACGACAACGACCTATACATCCCGCTGACCGTGCGTTCGAGCCGAGTGACGACCCACCGCGGTGAGGTATCGCTACCGGGTGGTGGCATCGATCCCGATGACAATGGTGCGGTAGGAGCCGCGCTCCGCGAAGCGCACGAAGAGATCGGTGTTGATCCGACCGACATCGAGGTGCTTGGGGCACTCACAACCTTCTACATCCCTCCTAGCAACAATTATCTGACACCCATCGTGGGTTTTCATGCGGCGGGATTTGTGCCAAACCACGACCCGGAAGAGGTCGAGCATGTCTTTACGGTACCACTCTCTTCCCTGTTCGATCCGGCCACCATACGTGAAGAGATTTGGGAACGGAACGGTATACCGATGCGGGTACCGTTCTTTGCGTTGAACGGTTATAAAGTCTGGGGAGCGACTGCACTCTTGCTCAGTGAATTTGTGGCTCGGCTGCGGCAGGCCGGGTGGGGACGGTGA
- the panB gene encoding 3-methyl-2-oxobutanoate hydroxymethyltransferase encodes MRTTIRDIQQMRDRGERIPMVTAYDYTSAQIADRAGIPMILVGDSLGMVVLGHDSTVPVTLDEMIHHTRAVVRGARNALIIGDLPFLTYASPEQAVISAGRMLQEAGAQAVKLEGGVHIAPTIARLVHLGIPVMGHIGFTPQAVNQIGLRVQGRRANEARQLLEDALAVQEAGAFAIVLELVPAELAQAITERLRIPTIGIGAGAGCSGQVQVWHDLLGLYSDFVPRHARRYTDLATVIGEALTQYVHDVRTGTFPGPEHSSRMDPTELAAALGNLEES; translated from the coding sequence ATGCGCACAACGATTCGGGATATTCAACAGATGCGCGATCGCGGCGAGCGGATTCCGATGGTCACCGCCTATGACTATACATCGGCCCAGATCGCCGATCGCGCCGGGATTCCGATGATTCTGGTCGGCGACTCGTTAGGGATGGTAGTGTTGGGCCACGATTCGACGGTACCGGTGACTCTCGACGAAATGATCCACCATACTCGCGCGGTCGTGCGTGGCGCACGGAATGCACTGATCATCGGTGATTTGCCATTTCTGACGTATGCTTCACCAGAACAGGCGGTGATTAGTGCCGGACGGATGTTGCAAGAAGCCGGTGCGCAAGCGGTGAAGCTGGAAGGTGGAGTGCATATTGCGCCGACGATTGCCCGTTTGGTACATTTAGGTATTCCGGTAATGGGGCATATCGGCTTTACGCCGCAAGCGGTCAATCAGATCGGGTTGCGCGTACAAGGGCGACGGGCCAACGAGGCGCGGCAGTTGCTGGAAGATGCGCTGGCCGTACAAGAGGCCGGCGCGTTTGCAATTGTGCTTGAGCTGGTGCCTGCCGAATTGGCACAGGCAATTACCGAACGACTCCGCATTCCGACGATTGGGATCGGGGCCGGGGCCGGTTGTAGTGGTCAAGTACAGGTTTGGCATGATTTACTTGGGCTGTACAGTGATTTTGTGCCACGTCATGCCCGTCGCTACACCGATCTGGCAACGGTTATCGGAGAAGCACTGACGCAATACGTGCATGATGTGCGTACCGGTACATTTCCCGGTCCTGAACATAGCAGCCGTATGGATCCGACAGAATTGGCAGCAGCATTGGGCAATCTCGAAGAGTCGTGA
- a CDS encoding alpha/beta fold hydrolase has translation MKLHPTMDIPSHLVPYARRVALSHYDIFYYDAGSATAPILLLIHGLGDEADTWRSIIPQLARPYRVIAPDLPGFGRSSGPTKGYSLTFFARTMAEFIGKLGLPSVTLVGHSLGAMIAQRLSIGLPGVVQQQILIGGCLPIKRHFPRLEQWTLLLPGIGELVLAGMQRSQELAFLSLQPFYANLYALPAREQRFLRRRVWARIHHPIQRRATLSALRWLAIDAVFRCHRYLDLVNQCPTPTVLIAGEHDLIVDGEMIEATEVLLEQHALYIHLERCGHMPHQERPDQIVHLIAELVPSPLHDEYQYLHSDS, from the coding sequence ATGAAACTACATCCAACGATGGATATCCCATCTCATCTTGTTCCGTATGCTCGGCGTGTTGCGCTATCTCACTATGATATTTTTTATTATGACGCCGGCTCAGCAACTGCACCCATCCTCCTTCTTATCCACGGTTTAGGTGATGAAGCCGATACGTGGCGTTCTATTATTCCCCAACTCGCCCGCCCCTACCGTGTGATTGCGCCCGATCTCCCCGGCTTTGGCCGCAGTTCTGGTCCTACCAAGGGCTACAGCCTCACGTTCTTTGCCCGCACTATGGCTGAATTCATCGGGAAGCTGGGGTTGCCATCGGTAACGCTGGTTGGGCATTCGCTCGGTGCGATGATTGCCCAACGTCTAAGTATCGGTCTACCCGGTGTCGTCCAACAGCAAATTCTGATCGGCGGTTGCCTGCCGATCAAGCGGCATTTCCCGCGCCTGGAGCAATGGACGCTTCTCTTGCCGGGGATCGGTGAGTTGGTGTTAGCCGGGATGCAACGCTCGCAGGAGTTAGCCTTTCTCAGTCTGCAACCCTTCTACGCGAATCTTTATGCGTTACCTGCACGTGAGCAGCGCTTTTTACGTCGGCGAGTGTGGGCGCGGATTCACCACCCCATCCAACGTCGGGCTACCCTCTCGGCGTTGCGCTGGCTGGCAATCGATGCCGTTTTCCGCTGTCATCGCTACCTTGATCTGGTGAACCAATGCCCAACGCCAACCGTACTGATTGCCGGCGAACACGACTTGATCGTCGATGGCGAAATGATCGAAGCAACTGAGGTGTTGTTAGAGCAACATGCGCTTTATATTCATCTCGAGCGCTGTGGTCATATGCCGCATCAAGAACGGCCCGATCAGATCGTTCATCTGATTGCCGAATTGGTACCATCACCGCTTCACGACGAATACCAATATCTCCATTCTGATAGCTAG
- a CDS encoding aminotransferase family protein, translating to MNELFDPIQADHDYLIHPLAHPTAHQHPKVWVAGRGAIVIDAEGREYIDGLSGLWNVNVGHGRIELAEAACAQMKQLAYYSSYVGSTNLPAIQLAQKLSELFYPSINHFFFTSGGAESTESSFKTARFYWKAVGKPEKVKFISRMKGYHGVTMAAMSATGLPAYWPMFEPRVPGFIHIESPYPYRFVNPTPHLSDGVAAANLLEEAILREGPETVAAFIAEPVQGAGGVIPPQDDYFKRIREICDYYDVLLISDEVITGFGRTGRWFGLEHYGIEPDIAQFAKGITSGYIPLGGIGVSDRIYEVIETVPPEKRWMHAFTYSGHPTACAVALANIAIIEREGLVQRAAEVGDYMLRRLQELYALPHVGNVRGKGMMAGIELVADTATKEPFPPSANVGVRVQKAMTERGLFTRVVGDTICLAPPLVTTYEQIDRIVSIIADAIEATVATT from the coding sequence GTGAACGAATTGTTCGATCCGATTCAGGCCGATCACGACTATCTCATCCATCCCTTAGCTCACCCGACGGCTCACCAACATCCTAAGGTCTGGGTCGCCGGGCGGGGCGCGATTGTGATCGATGCTGAAGGCCGTGAGTACATCGACGGTCTCAGTGGGCTGTGGAATGTAAATGTTGGTCATGGTCGCATAGAGCTGGCCGAAGCTGCGTGCGCTCAGATGAAACAACTGGCGTATTATTCATCGTATGTCGGTTCCACCAATCTTCCCGCGATCCAGTTAGCGCAAAAGTTAAGCGAACTGTTCTACCCGAGCATTAACCACTTCTTCTTCACCTCAGGCGGCGCCGAGAGCACCGAAAGCTCGTTCAAGACGGCCCGCTTCTATTGGAAGGCCGTCGGCAAACCGGAGAAAGTGAAGTTTATTTCGCGGATGAAAGGGTACCACGGCGTTACCATGGCCGCGATGAGTGCTACCGGCCTCCCCGCCTACTGGCCGATGTTTGAGCCACGGGTGCCCGGGTTTATCCATATCGAGTCGCCCTACCCTTACCGCTTTGTCAATCCGACCCCCCACCTAAGCGATGGTGTGGCGGCAGCAAATCTGCTCGAAGAGGCGATCCTTCGCGAAGGGCCAGAAACCGTTGCTGCCTTCATTGCCGAACCGGTGCAGGGTGCCGGGGGCGTCATTCCACCCCAAGACGACTACTTCAAGCGGATTCGCGAGATTTGCGATTACTACGACGTGCTCCTCATCAGCGATGAGGTTATCACCGGTTTTGGACGTACCGGGCGGTGGTTTGGTTTGGAGCATTATGGGATCGAACCCGATATTGCCCAGTTTGCCAAAGGGATTACTTCAGGGTACATTCCACTCGGTGGTATCGGTGTCAGCGACCGCATCTACGAGGTGATCGAGACGGTCCCGCCCGAGAAACGGTGGATGCACGCCTTCACCTATTCCGGTCACCCGACCGCCTGTGCAGTAGCTCTGGCAAACATTGCGATCATCGAGCGCGAAGGGTTGGTACAGCGCGCCGCCGAAGTGGGCGATTACATGTTGCGCCGCCTCCAAGAATTGTACGCTTTACCGCATGTCGGCAATGTCCGCGGCAAAGGTATGATGGCCGGCATCGAGCTGGTCGCCGATACCGCCACGAAGGAACCCTTCCCGCCCAGCGCCAATGTCGGTGTACGAGTTCAGAAAGCGATGACGGAACGCGGTCTCTTCACCCGTGTCGTTGGCGATACCATCTGTCTCGCCCCACCCCTCGTTACCACCTACGAACAGATTGACCGTATCGTCAGCATTATTGCCGATGCCATCGAGGCGACCGTCGCCACTACATAA
- a CDS encoding calcium/sodium antiporter, whose product MTGTVLALLIGGLIFLSIGGELLVRGASRLAMLAGISPLVVGLTVVSFGTSSPELAVSIQAGLAGKSDIAVGNVVGSNIFNILFILGACALISPLIVAVQLIRREVPLMIGISLLFAGLALDGVIHWLDGFLLFSLLVIYTIWAIYASRKEGMAAQAEFAQEFGPHTLPEQRTPRVWFVNLGFIVGGLLCLSLGSNWLVDSATALVRAFGVSDVVIGLTIVAAGTSLPEVVASIVATLKRERDIAIGNVIGSNIFNILGILGVAALVTPGGLQVAPAVNTFDLPVMIAVAFATLPIFITGLSINRWEGVLFLGYYIAYTIYLLLSATQHDALPVFSSVMVSFVLPITAVTLAILTFHAIRRRDWQKVQS is encoded by the coding sequence ATGACCGGTACGGTACTGGCGTTATTAATTGGTGGCTTGATCTTTCTCAGTATTGGTGGTGAGTTGTTGGTGCGCGGTGCGAGCCGATTGGCGATGTTGGCCGGTATTTCGCCACTGGTAGTCGGCTTAACGGTCGTGTCGTTTGGGACGAGTTCGCCTGAGCTGGCTGTGAGTATTCAAGCCGGTTTAGCCGGTAAGAGCGATATTGCGGTAGGGAATGTAGTTGGCAGTAATATTTTCAATATTCTCTTTATTCTGGGTGCTTGTGCGCTAATTAGTCCGTTGATCGTCGCTGTGCAGCTCATCCGGCGAGAAGTGCCGTTGATGATAGGCATTTCCCTCCTTTTTGCCGGGCTAGCGCTCGATGGTGTCATACATTGGCTCGATGGCTTCCTTTTGTTTAGTCTGTTGGTGATCTATACCATCTGGGCGATCTATGCTAGCCGTAAAGAGGGTATGGCTGCTCAGGCCGAGTTTGCCCAAGAGTTTGGTCCGCACACGTTACCAGAGCAACGAACTCCGCGCGTGTGGTTTGTCAACCTCGGTTTTATCGTCGGTGGACTGCTGTGCTTGAGCCTCGGCTCAAACTGGCTGGTCGACAGTGCGACGGCGCTCGTCCGTGCCTTCGGGGTGAGTGATGTGGTTATCGGTCTGACCATTGTGGCCGCCGGCACGTCATTGCCCGAAGTGGTCGCATCAATTGTCGCCACGCTGAAACGAGAACGTGATATTGCAATCGGCAATGTCATTGGCAGTAATATCTTCAATATTCTCGGCATTCTTGGGGTGGCGGCCCTGGTGACCCCCGGTGGATTACAGGTAGCGCCGGCAGTGAACACCTTCGATCTCCCAGTGATGATTGCGGTCGCTTTCGCTACACTGCCTATCTTCATCACCGGTCTCAGTATTAATCGCTGGGAAGGTGTGCTCTTTTTAGGCTACTACATCGCCTATACGATATATCTGCTCTTGTCGGCAACTCAGCACGATGCACTGCCGGTGTTTAGCAGTGTGATGGTGTCGTTTGTCTTGCCGATCACGGCGGTAACGCTCGCCATTCTAACCTTCCACGCCATTCGTCGCCGTGATTGGCAGAAGGTGCAATCGTAA
- the panC gene encoding pantoate--beta-alanine ligase yields the protein MQVVHTIAEARRARAAFDELGFVPTMGYLHQGHLALVERARAECPAVAVSIFVNPTQFGPHEDYARYPRDTARDLALLEAAGVDLVFIPTVEEMYPAGFGTYVIQPAADEVLEGAARPGHFRGVATVVCKLFNIIQPTKSYFGQKDAQQTVVVRQMVRDLNIPVEIVIVPTVREPDGLALSSRNVYLTPEQRAAAPVLYRALRAAAERYAAGERSGEVLRAVMREVLSTEPLAKPEYVSVAHPHTLRELDQIGPEGALLSMAVRFDQVRLIDNWLLL from the coding sequence ATGCAGGTTGTGCATACGATAGCAGAAGCACGCCGCGCCCGAGCGGCGTTTGACGAACTAGGTTTTGTGCCGACAATGGGCTATCTGCACCAAGGTCATTTGGCGCTCGTCGAGCGGGCGCGCGCCGAATGCCCGGCGGTGGCAGTGAGTATTTTTGTTAATCCCACCCAATTCGGCCCACACGAAGATTATGCCCGCTATCCGCGCGACACGGCGCGTGATCTGGCGCTACTTGAGGCCGCCGGGGTCGATCTGGTATTCATCCCAACCGTCGAAGAGATGTATCCGGCCGGTTTCGGCACGTATGTCATCCAGCCTGCCGCCGACGAGGTGTTGGAAGGGGCGGCCCGCCCCGGTCATTTCCGAGGTGTGGCAACGGTAGTATGCAAATTGTTTAACATCATTCAGCCGACCAAGAGCTATTTTGGGCAGAAGGACGCTCAACAGACCGTCGTTGTGCGACAGATGGTACGTGATCTGAACATTCCGGTCGAGATTGTGATTGTGCCAACAGTGCGCGAGCCGGACGGATTGGCCCTGAGTAGTCGGAATGTGTATCTCACCCCAGAGCAACGAGCGGCGGCTCCGGTGCTGTACCGCGCCTTACGAGCGGCCGCCGAACGCTACGCTGCTGGTGAGCGGAGCGGTGAGGTGCTACGGGCGGTGATGCGTGAGGTATTGTCGACAGAGCCGTTGGCAAAACCGGAATACGTTAGTGTTGCGCATCCACACACATTACGTGAGCTGGATCAGATTGGACCGGAAGGGGCATTGCTGTCGATGGCGGTTCGATTCGATCAGGTCCGGTTAATCGACAATTGGTTGTTATTGTAG